Proteins from one Enoplosus armatus isolate fEnoArm2 chromosome 4, fEnoArm2.hap1, whole genome shotgun sequence genomic window:
- the pcna gene encoding proliferating cell nuclear antigen — MFEARLVQGSILKKVLEALKDLITEACWDVSSSGISLQSMDSSHVSLVQLTLRHDGFDSYRCDRNLAMGVNLSSMSKILKCAGNEDIITLRAEDNADTLALVFETLNQEKVSDYEMKLMDLDVEQLGIPEQEYSCVVKMPSGEFARICRDLSQIGDAVMISCAKDGVKFSATGELGTGNVKLSQTSNVDKEDEAVTIEMNEPVQLIFALNYLNFFTKATPLSKTVTLSMSADIPLVVEYKIADMGHVKYYLAPKIDEEAS; from the exons ATGTTTGAGGCTCGCCTGGTCCAGGGATCCATCCTGAAGAAGGTTCTGGAGGCTCTGAAGGATCTGATCACAGAAGCCTGCTGGGACGTCAGCTCGTCCGGCATCTCCCTGCAGAGCATGGACTCCTCTCACGTCTCCCTGGTCCAGCTCACCCTGCGGCACGATGGCTTTGACTCGTACCGCTGCGACAGAAACCTCGCTATGGGAGTCAacctcagcag TATGTCAAAAATCCTGAAATGTGCAGGAAACGAAGACATCATCACCCTTAGAGCAGAAGACAATGCAGACACACTCGCCCTTGTGTTCGAGACGCTCA ACCAGGAGAAAGTCTCAGATTATGAGATGAAGTTGATGGACCTGGATGTGGAGCAGCTGGGCATTCCA GAGCAGGAGTACAGCTGTGTGGTGAAGATGCCCTCTGGGGAGTTCGCCCGTATCTGCCGTGACCTGTCCCAGATCGGCGACGCCGTCATGATCTCCTGCGCCAAGGACGGAGTCAAGTTCTCCGCCACAGGAGAGCTGGGCACAGGAAACGTCAAGCTGTCCCAGACCAGCAACGTAGACAAAGAGGACGAGGCA gTCACTATTGAGATGAATGAACCCGTCCAACTGATCTTTGCCCTCAACTACCTGAACTTCTTCACTAAGGCCACACCGCTGTCCAAGACCGTCACCCTCAGCATGTCGGCCGACATCCCCCTCG TGGTGGAGTACAAGATTGCTGATATGGGACACGTCAAATATTACTTGGCACCAAAGATCGATGAAGAGGCTTCCtaa
- the LOC139284129 gene encoding putative aminopeptidase W07G4.4: MCTSVQPVEWTTDLKNQNFDGVVLVTQSHDTLPSELECLKAPLQDYSSVDSSLSEEVVVLKVPGLPGNRLVFASTGPVNRDYDDIRRFSDAAVNGIKRALKAGMQRPLLVCPPHKDYKNSTVVAALGALHALYMPLEVREGNVKPTNYKVCVLGLWAAQEAEGKRMVELADALESGRLACRDIGGSDPERMAAPRVAEYVQELFKDSPVKVEVVSDLKVLEKEYPCLAAVNRCANSVPRHQARVIKLQYCGEGPVQKTLMLVGKGITYDTGGADIKAGGFMAGMHRDKCGAAAVAGFFQILAKLRPKHLKVIGSMAMVRNSVGADCYVADELLVSRAGRRVRVGNTDAEGRMVMVDLLCEMKEKAVRETSPQLFTIATLTGHAIRAMGPNYSIIMDNGPAHRNDNATQWQKAGEVLGDVFEVSSIRREDYEFHKGKSEYEDILQCNNLPSSATPRGHQTPAAFLIMASGLDKHGVDSVKPLPYSHIDIAGSSGPFPGVPTGAPILAMATNYILSDSL, encoded by the exons ATGTGCACCAG CGTCCAGCCTGTTGAATGGACCACCGACCTCAAGAACCAGAA tTTTGATGGCGTCGTGTTGGTGACCCAGAGCCATGACACCCTGCCCTCCGAGCTTGAGTGTCTGAAAGCTCCACTGCAGGACTACAGCTCT GTGGACAGCAGTCTCAGCGAGGAGGTGGTGGTCCTGAAGGTCCCTGGTCTCCCTGGTAACCGCCTGGTGTTTGCCTCCACCGGCCCGGTAAACCGCGACTACGATGACATCAGGCGCTTCAGCGACGCAGCCGTCAATGGCATCAAACG GGCCTTGAAAGCAGGCatgcagcgccccctgctggtctgCCCACCACACAAGGACTATAAGAACAGCACTGTAGTGGCTGCACTCGGGGCCCTTCATGCTCTCTACATG CCCCTGGAAGTCAGGGAGGGGAACGTGAAACCCACCAACTACAAGGTGTGTGTTCTGGGTCTGTGGGCAGCACAGGAGGCGGAGGGAAAGAGAATGGTGGAGCTGGCCGATGCTCTGGAGAGCGGGAG ACTGGCATGTCGTGACATCGGTGGCTCAGACCCTGAACGTATGGCTGCTCCTCGCGTGGCCGAGTACGTCCAGGAGCTCTTCAAGGACAGCCCTGTGAAG GTGGAAGTGGTGAGCGACCTAAAGGTTCTGGAGAAGGAGTATCCCTGTCTGGCTGCAGTCAACCGCTGTGCCAACA GTGTACCTCGTCACCAGGCCAGAGTTATCAAGCTGCAGTACTGTGGCGAGGGACCGGTCCAAAAGACACTCATGTTGGTGGGAAAG GGCATCACCTACGACACTGGCGGAGCAGACATCAAGGCTGGTGGTTTCATGGCTGGGATGCACAGGGACAagtgtggagctgctgctgtggccgGCTTCTTCCAG ATTTTAGCCAAGCTGAGGCCAAAACATCTGAAGGTCATCGGCTCCATGGCTATGGTGAGGAACAGTGTCGGAGCAG acTGCTATGTGGCTGATGAACTGCTGGTTTCCCGTGCGGGTCGCAGGGTGAGAGTTGGAAACACAGATGCTGAGGGACGTATGGTGATGGTCGACCTGCTCTGCGAGATGAAGGAGAAG GCAGTACGTGAGACGTCTCCTCAGCTGTTTACTATTGCTACTCTGACTGGTCACGCCATTAGAGCCATGGGACCCAACTATTCT ATCATCATGGATAATGGACCAGCTCATCGCAACGACAACGCAACTCAGTGGCAGAAAG CTGGAGAGGTGTTGGGCGATGTGTTCGAGGTGTCCAGTATCAGACGAGAGGACTACGAGTTTCACAAGGGCAAGTCTGAGTACGAGGATATTCTGCAGTGCAACAACCTGCCGTCCTCAGCTACACCTCGAGGACATCAGACCCCTGCAGCTTTCCTCATTATGGCCTCGGGGCTCGACAAG CATGGTGTGGATTCTGTCAAACCTTTGCCGTACTCTCACATTGACATCGCTGGGTCCAGTGGTCCTTTCCCTGGTGTCCCAACAGGAGCCCCGATCCTCGCCATGGCAACCAACTACATCCTGTCTGATAGTCTCTAA
- the fahd2a gene encoding fumarylacetoacetate hydrolase domain-containing protein 2A: MRLPLRSFRIFRSLFSQRPTTNPQRRRGLSGAAMRLVQFRRHGDGGGIRVGVEQGEGLGVVDLKAFDPSMPSTMRELLELGDKGLESAQRALSSGQCVVERSDIQLMSPVLAPEKVVCVGMNYRDHCLEQNAPIPKEPIIFSKFPSAITGPYDDILLPSESQEVDWEVELAFVIGRRGKHIKEEDALSYVAGFTVANDVSARDWQMKRNGKQWLLGKTFDSFCPLGPALVTTDAVKDPHNLSVRCLVNGDTVQSSNTDQMIFKTEALVAWVSKFVTLTPGDVFLTGTPPGVGVFRKPPVFLKKGDMVECQIDQLGSIINKVV, translated from the exons ATGAGACTTCCTCTTCGCTCCTTTCGCATCTTCAGGAGTTTGTTCTCTCAAAGGCCAacaacaaacccacagaggCGGCGAGGCTTGAGCGGTGCTGCGATGCGTCTGGTGCAGTTTCGTCGCCATGGTGACGGAGGAGGCATCAGGGTGGGAGTGGAGCAAGGCGAGGGGCTCGGCGTGGTGGATCTGAAGGCGTTTGACCCCTCCATGCCCTCGACAATgagagagctgctggagctgggagACAAGGGTTTAGAGAGTGCGCAGAG agcCTTGTCGTCCGGTCAGTGTGTGGTGGAGCGATCGGACATCCAGCTGATGTCTCCCGTGTTGGCCCCGGAGAAGGTGGTGTGCGTGGGCATGAACTACCGGGACCACTGCCTGGAGCAGAACGCCCCGATCCCCAAAGAACCGATCATCTTCAGCAAATTCCCCAGCGCCATCACCGGCCCGTACGATGACATCCTTCTGCCCTCAGAGAGCCAG GAGGTGGACTGGGAGGTGGAGCTGGCCTTTGTGATTGGACGAAGAGGAAAACACATCAAG GAGGAGGACGCTCTCTCCTACGTGGCCGGGTTCACTGTGGCCAATGACGTCAGCGCACGTGACTGGCAGATGAAGCGCAACGGGAAGCAGTGGCTGCTGGGAAAAACGTTTGACAGCTTCTGTCCTCTCGGCCCTGCATTAGTGACCACCGACGCTGTGAAAG ATCCTCACAACCTGAGCGTCCGCTGCCTGGTCAACGGAGACACAGTCCAGAGCAGCAACACTGATCAGATGATCTTCAAGACGGAGGCGCTGGTCGCCTGGGTCTCAAA gtTTGTGACATTGACTCCAGGAGATGTGTTCCTGACAGGCACTCCTCCAGGTGTGGGTGTGTTCAGAAAGCCCCCCGTCTTTCTCAAG AAAGGAGACATGGTGGAGTGCCAGATTGACCAGCTAGGCTCTATAATCAACAAAGTGGTCTAA